In Saccharicrinis fermentans DSM 9555 = JCM 21142, a genomic segment contains:
- a CDS encoding bifunctional UDP-N-acetylmuramoyl-tripeptide:D-alanyl-D-alanine ligase/alanine racemase — MQEYLFSEVCGWISCKSIINKDVRFSNVITDSRTVSIPSKSLFVAISGMNHNGHDYISSLYQQGVRCFLVEEDFDFSVGLDEANFLVVKNTLQAFQQLAEKKRRTYDCPVIGITGSNGKTIVKEWISQLVGNSMSVARSPKSYNSQIGVPLSVWQMDGHTELGVFEAGISKRGEMEIIAPIISPTIGVLTNVGAAHQENFVSQQEKLQEKMMLFEGCECIIFGSDSTMIRHEMYNKYPCKRFFMWGRGVDADLQVLYKKDHGTGMLIGLKYNSVEYDVLIPFSDDVSFENALGAVSALLVLGFSMEYISGMIQKLVPVAMRMELKEGINNCIVINDSYNSDLSSLALSLAFLVQQSRGKTEQRTLILSDIYQSGMDDHSLCVQINDLLKQVGVSKLLGVGSILKSHAHLFHLDAIFYDSTDELLQNVVPNSFKNEAILIKGSRNFGFEKVASVLEMKHHQTCLEINLNALVDNLNYYRSKLNDNTKILAMVKAFGYGSGSFEIANVLQHQKVDYLGVAFADEGVELRKAGISLPIIVMNPEVKSFPVMLMHHLEPELYGFKVLDQFVQVLAQEGIRNYPVHIKLDTGMNRLGFVHDEGERLFEILKSSPEIGVKSCFSHLVGSEDVGLDEFTKSQIDRFCEFTSRMEAILGYSFIKHILNSAGILRFPQAQLDMVRLGIGMYGVGGSDQVALKPVTRFKSFISQIKSVKAHETIGYNRKGELGYDGQIAIVPVGYADGLNRRLGNGVGRVMVNGQGAHIVGNICMDMCMVDVTGLLAEEGGEVEIFGPYNPVENMAEALGTIPYEVFTSISRRVKRIYYYE; from the coding sequence ATGCAGGAGTATCTCTTTAGTGAAGTATGTGGTTGGATATCATGTAAGTCAATAATAAATAAGGATGTGCGGTTTTCGAATGTGATTACCGATAGTAGAACTGTAAGTATTCCATCAAAGTCTTTGTTTGTTGCGATATCGGGAATGAATCATAATGGACATGATTACATTTCATCTCTTTATCAGCAGGGAGTGCGTTGTTTTTTGGTAGAAGAAGATTTTGATTTTTCAGTAGGGCTGGATGAAGCTAATTTCCTAGTGGTCAAAAATACTTTGCAGGCCTTTCAGCAGTTAGCGGAAAAGAAAAGACGAACCTATGATTGTCCGGTGATTGGAATCACAGGAAGTAATGGTAAGACCATCGTTAAAGAGTGGATCTCACAGTTGGTTGGTAATTCTATGTCGGTAGCTCGGTCTCCTAAAAGTTATAATAGTCAAATAGGGGTTCCTCTCTCTGTATGGCAGATGGATGGTCATACCGAGCTAGGGGTTTTTGAGGCTGGCATTTCTAAACGGGGAGAAATGGAAATTATTGCCCCGATTATTTCTCCAACAATAGGAGTGCTGACCAATGTGGGTGCAGCACATCAAGAAAATTTTGTTTCGCAACAGGAAAAGTTGCAGGAAAAGATGATGCTTTTTGAAGGATGCGAATGCATTATTTTTGGCTCTGACTCGACTATGATTAGGCATGAGATGTACAATAAGTACCCATGTAAACGTTTTTTTATGTGGGGCCGAGGTGTAGATGCTGATCTGCAAGTTCTGTACAAGAAGGATCATGGTACCGGAATGCTTATAGGGTTAAAATATAATAGTGTAGAATATGATGTGTTGATTCCGTTCTCCGACGATGTTTCTTTTGAGAATGCCTTGGGTGCTGTTTCTGCTTTGCTGGTACTGGGATTCTCAATGGAATATATATCTGGAATGATTCAGAAGTTAGTGCCTGTGGCTATGCGTATGGAGCTGAAAGAGGGGATTAATAATTGCATTGTGATCAATGATTCCTATAATTCAGATCTGTCTTCTTTGGCTTTGTCGCTGGCTTTTTTAGTGCAGCAAAGTCGTGGTAAAACTGAACAAAGGACATTGATCCTTTCGGATATTTATCAGAGTGGTATGGATGATCATAGCTTGTGTGTACAGATTAATGATTTGTTAAAGCAAGTGGGCGTGTCTAAGTTGTTGGGGGTTGGGAGTATTCTTAAATCCCATGCGCACTTGTTTCATCTGGATGCTATATTTTATGATAGTACCGATGAATTACTCCAAAATGTAGTGCCTAATTCCTTTAAAAATGAGGCGATACTTATTAAAGGCTCGCGTAATTTTGGATTTGAGAAGGTGGCTTCGGTGTTAGAAATGAAACATCATCAGACCTGTCTGGAAATTAACCTCAATGCTTTGGTCGATAATCTTAATTATTATCGTTCTAAACTTAATGATAATACTAAAATACTAGCCATGGTGAAAGCTTTTGGCTATGGTAGTGGTTCGTTCGAAATTGCCAATGTGCTACAGCATCAGAAGGTCGATTATCTGGGTGTTGCCTTTGCCGATGAAGGGGTGGAACTGCGCAAAGCCGGTATTTCTTTACCTATCATAGTAATGAATCCTGAGGTGAAAAGCTTTCCTGTGATGTTGATGCATCATTTAGAGCCTGAGTTGTATGGTTTTAAGGTGTTGGACCAATTTGTTCAGGTGTTGGCCCAGGAAGGAATCAGGAATTATCCGGTGCATATAAAGCTTGATACAGGAATGAATCGTCTGGGATTTGTGCATGACGAGGGAGAACGGCTCTTTGAGATATTAAAAAGCAGTCCCGAAATAGGTGTGAAGTCGTGCTTTTCTCATTTGGTGGGAAGTGAAGATGTTGGGTTGGATGAGTTTACGAAGTCGCAGATAGATCGCTTCTGTGAATTTACCTCCCGGATGGAAGCTATATTAGGTTATTCTTTTATTAAGCATATCTTAAATTCTGCTGGTATATTAAGGTTTCCTCAGGCGCAGTTGGATATGGTTCGTCTGGGAATTGGTATGTATGGGGTAGGAGGAAGCGATCAGGTGGCCTTAAAGCCCGTAACACGATTTAAGTCATTTATCTCTCAAATAAAAAGTGTGAAGGCCCATGAAACCATTGGTTACAACCGAAAAGGAGAACTGGGGTATGATGGTCAAATAGCTATTGTACCGGTTGGTTATGCAGATGGCTTAAATAGGAGATTGGGCAATGGAGTAGGTAGGGTGATGGTGAATGGACAAGGAGCGCATATCGTGGGAAATATCTGTATGGATATGTGCATGGTGGACGTCACCGGACTATTGGCCGAAGAGGGTGGAGAAGTGGAGATCTTTGGCCCTTATAATCCGGTGGAGAATATGGCCGAAGCATTGGGCACCATCCCTTATGAGGTGTTTACCAGTATTAGTCGCAGGGTGAAGCGAATTTATTATTATGAATAG
- a CDS encoding thymidine kinase has product MFLENKIKSAGKHGWIEVVAGSMFSGKTEELLRRLRRAKIAHQKVEIFKPHIDVRYSDEEVVSHDDNSIMSTPVETSGNILLLCGNVDVVGIDEAQFFDQGLVQVCSQLADQGIRVIVAGLDMDFKGKPFGPMPHLLAIAEYVTKVHAICMRCGDLAQFSHRLVDEEKLVMLGEKVEYEPLCRTCYCNVNKK; this is encoded by the coding sequence ATGTTTTTAGAGAATAAAATAAAATCAGCAGGAAAGCATGGTTGGATTGAAGTGGTAGCTGGATCTATGTTTTCGGGAAAAACGGAGGAATTACTCCGTCGCTTGCGCAGAGCGAAGATAGCTCATCAAAAGGTGGAGATATTTAAACCGCATATTGATGTGAGATATAGTGATGAGGAGGTGGTTTCGCACGATGATAATTCCATTATGTCGACGCCTGTGGAGACATCGGGAAATATTTTATTGTTATGTGGTAATGTGGATGTGGTGGGAATTGATGAGGCACAGTTTTTTGATCAGGGATTGGTTCAGGTGTGTTCTCAGTTGGCAGATCAGGGAATTCGTGTTATCGTTGCAGGCCTGGATATGGATTTTAAAGGTAAGCCATTTGGACCCATGCCCCACTTATTGGCTATTGCCGAGTATGTAACCAAAGTACATGCTATATGTATGCGCTGTGGTGACCTTGCACAGTTCTCTCATCGATTGGTTGATGAGGAAAAATTGGTGATGTTGGGCGAAAAGGTGGAGTATGAACCTTTGTGTCGGACATGTTATTGTAATGTCAATAAAAAATAA
- the rsmI gene encoding 16S rRNA (cytidine(1402)-2'-O)-methyltransferase encodes MGKLYIVPTPIGNLEDITLRALNILKEADFILAEDTRKTGFLLKHFQIESKMFSHHKFNEHKTSDLIVQRILSGETGALVSDAGTPAISDPGFLLVKHALDQEVEIECLPGATAFVPALVNSGLPNDRFCFEGFLPQKKGRQKRLHALTEESRTMIFYESPFRLVKTLEQFIEVFGEQRKVSVSRELTKLHEENKRGTLSEVAQHFTNKTVKGEIVIVLEGKEDKPLEKKKNKYATDNVH; translated from the coding sequence ATGGGCAAATTATATATAGTACCAACCCCTATCGGGAACCTTGAAGACATAACACTGCGTGCGCTCAACATTTTAAAAGAAGCCGATTTTATTTTGGCAGAAGACACACGTAAGACCGGTTTTTTGTTAAAGCACTTTCAAATTGAATCAAAGATGTTTTCGCACCATAAATTTAATGAGCACAAAACATCTGACTTAATTGTGCAGCGCATATTATCTGGAGAAACTGGCGCCTTGGTTTCAGACGCGGGAACACCTGCCATTTCAGACCCTGGATTTTTACTAGTAAAACATGCCCTTGATCAGGAAGTAGAAATAGAATGTCTACCCGGAGCAACTGCTTTTGTACCGGCTTTGGTCAATTCCGGCCTACCCAATGACCGCTTCTGCTTTGAAGGTTTTTTACCACAAAAAAAAGGCCGACAAAAAAGGCTACACGCGTTAACAGAAGAAAGTCGAACCATGATCTTTTACGAGTCTCCTTTTAGGCTAGTTAAAACACTAGAACAGTTTATTGAGGTATTTGGAGAACAAAGAAAAGTTTCTGTTAGCAGAGAACTCACCAAGCTACACGAAGAAAACAAAAGAGGCACCTTAAGCGAAGTAGCTCAACACTTTACCAACAAAACAGTAAAAGGAGAAATCGTGATCGTATTAGAAGGCAAAGAAGATAAACCCCTTGAAAAAAAGAAAAACAAATACGCAACAGACAACGTTCATTAA
- a CDS encoding Cbp1 family collagen-binding glycoprotein adhesin → MKKTLILSLLVIAFTACNTSKQKELEQQNDSLVSVAIEQQQITNDLVNTLVSIDQNLQDIKEKEQIIKGNLESPERNSKDIQKSINQDILDIYKLMLVNKEKIAELEQKLKSSGSKNKNMNNLISRLNSQLKEKSIEIITLKEELNNKNIEIASLNFTLEGMSEVIDSIRMVKQKTEAILDSTTTELYTAYYAFGTKKELKEHHIISNEGLPLFGKQKVLSEDFNEDYFTKIDIREVESIPLFRPKVKMLTNHPEGSFELLNGEEDTKTIKILDKEAFWSISKFMVAQVN, encoded by the coding sequence ATGAAAAAAACACTTATTTTATCATTATTGGTCATTGCATTTACAGCCTGCAATACCTCCAAACAAAAGGAACTAGAACAACAAAACGATTCATTGGTTTCCGTTGCCATTGAACAACAACAAATCACAAATGACCTAGTAAATACGCTGGTTAGCATTGATCAGAACCTACAGGATATCAAAGAAAAAGAACAAATCATTAAAGGAAATTTAGAATCTCCTGAAAGAAATTCCAAAGATATCCAAAAGAGTATCAATCAGGATATTCTTGATATCTATAAGTTAATGTTGGTCAACAAGGAAAAGATTGCTGAACTGGAACAAAAGTTAAAATCTTCGGGCTCAAAAAACAAAAACATGAACAACCTGATAAGCCGACTGAACAGTCAGTTAAAAGAAAAAAGTATAGAAATTATTACGCTCAAAGAAGAACTAAATAATAAAAACATCGAAATTGCTTCTTTGAACTTCACCTTGGAAGGAATGTCTGAAGTAATCGATTCCATCAGAATGGTCAAACAAAAAACGGAAGCCATCCTGGACTCTACAACCACAGAACTATACACCGCTTACTATGCCTTTGGCACCAAAAAAGAACTAAAAGAACATCATATTATTTCAAACGAAGGACTTCCTTTATTTGGTAAACAAAAGGTGTTAAGCGAAGATTTTAACGAAGATTACTTTACCAAAATCGACATCCGGGAGGTAGAAAGCATTCCTTTATTTCGTCCTAAAGTAAAAATGCTTACCAATCACCCTGAAGGATCATTCGAACTATTAAATGGCGAAGAAGATACCAAGACCATTAAAATATTAGACAAAGAAGCATTCTGGAGCATCTCTAAATTTATGGTAGCCCAAGTGAATTAA
- a CDS encoding YjjG family noncanonical pyrimidine nucleotidase yields MQKYKHLFFDLDHTLWDFETNSIHTLKELYEKYKLSDSFQGFDAFYKRYEAHNEELWVQYREGKITKELLNFNRFHTPLSEAGISDDAIAQSFAHDYITVSPTKTALMPHAKEVLDQLKQRHTLHVITNGFKEVQFIKLKNSHLHHYFSKVFISETIGASKPKTAFFEYAVKSANARKKECLIIGDNLETDIDGAINFGLDYIFFNPNKNEHKRQLMNEITDLRQIINIVKS; encoded by the coding sequence ATGCAAAAATACAAACACCTTTTTTTCGATCTGGACCATACCCTATGGGATTTTGAGACAAACTCTATCCACACCTTGAAAGAACTATATGAAAAATATAAATTAAGTGATTCGTTTCAGGGTTTTGATGCATTTTATAAACGTTATGAGGCACATAACGAGGAACTTTGGGTACAATATCGCGAAGGTAAGATCACAAAAGAACTCCTAAACTTCAACCGGTTCCACACCCCTCTTTCAGAAGCAGGCATAAGTGATGACGCTATTGCACAAAGCTTTGCCCATGACTACATTACGGTTAGTCCTACCAAAACTGCTTTAATGCCACATGCGAAAGAAGTACTGGATCAACTTAAACAAAGACACACTCTACACGTTATTACCAATGGATTCAAGGAAGTTCAATTTATAAAACTAAAAAACAGTCATTTGCATCATTATTTTTCCAAGGTGTTTATTTCTGAAACCATAGGCGCTTCCAAACCAAAAACAGCCTTTTTTGAATATGCCGTAAAAAGTGCCAACGCGCGAAAAAAAGAATGTCTGATAATTGGCGACAACTTGGAAACCGATATTGATGGAGCCATTAATTTTGGATTGGATTATATTTTTTTCAACCCAAATAAAAACGAACATAAGCGACAATTAATGAACGAAATAACTGATTTAAGACAAATAATTAATATAGTAAAAAGCTAA
- a CDS encoding MBL fold metallo-hydrolase, translated as MLKIHALTYNPWQENTYLIAAENGDCIVVDPGCLSDEEQQNLVSYMADNHLKPVRLLNTHLHLDHVFGNRFVCQHYGLSAEAHQADEFWIEQTVPYAAQMGFTLTENPPALKRYLEHDQIIEFGGSTIKVLHVPGHSPGGVALYMEQEGVLIAGDALFRESIGRSDLPGGDFDTLITAIKTHLLTLPDQTVIYSGHGPSSTIAHEKIHNQFL; from the coding sequence ATGTTAAAAATTCACGCACTTACTTACAACCCCTGGCAAGAAAACACATATCTGATTGCAGCCGAGAATGGAGACTGCATCGTTGTGGATCCCGGATGCCTATCTGATGAAGAACAACAAAACCTAGTTTCTTATATGGCGGACAATCATCTCAAGCCAGTCCGTTTGCTCAATACGCATTTACACCTGGACCACGTATTCGGGAACCGTTTTGTCTGTCAACACTATGGACTATCGGCCGAAGCTCATCAGGCAGATGAATTCTGGATTGAACAAACCGTTCCTTATGCTGCTCAGATGGGATTTACCTTAACAGAAAACCCTCCTGCTTTAAAAAGATATCTGGAGCATGACCAGATTATTGAATTTGGTGGGTCTACCATAAAGGTACTTCATGTGCCCGGGCACTCTCCCGGAGGTGTTGCCTTATATATGGAGCAAGAAGGAGTACTGATTGCAGGAGATGCACTTTTTAGAGAAAGCATAGGACGATCTGATTTACCCGGTGGGGATTTTGACACTCTTATCACAGCCATTAAAACCCACCTCTTAACATTACCAGATCAAACTGTTATTTATTCTGGTCACGGACCTTCGTCTACCATTGCACACGAGAAGATTCATAATCAATTTCTATAA
- the gcvP gene encoding aminomethyl-transferring glycine dehydrogenase has product MATDKFVARHIGPRDHEIDEMLKTIGAESMDVLIDQTIPSNIRLKKDLRLAKGLTERQYFRKILDIASKNKVYNTYIGMGYYDTITPAVIHRNVLENPVWYTSYTPYQAEISQGRLEALLNFQTVVIDLTGMEIANASLLDEATAAAEAMIMMFNSRSRAMAKAGANILFVDEKVWPQTRAVLETRAMPLGIELQFGNWNHYTPTDQHFGVIVQYPNSDGNIEDYKTLVEKAHLNECKIAVGADLLSLALLSPPGEWGADIVFGSSQRFGVPMGYGGPHAAFFAARESAKRHLPGRIIGITKDKNGNRALRMALQTREQHIKRERATSNICTAQALLATMASFYAVYHGAEGIKRIAAEIHSIASLLTQEIEKLGYQQLNENYFDTIRFAMAPHASVDLIEKYSLELKMNFRYFDNGDVGISIDETTNLEDINWILEVFARAACNEEPEIKDIPDICTIDGAYLRSSEYMQQEIFKRYRSETEMVRYIKKLERKDISLTHSMISLGSCTMKLNAATEMLPLSWIEFGGIHPFVPVDQAAGYHLLFAELKRDLAEITGFADISLQPNSGAAGEYAGLMVIRAYHQSIGEQQRNVVIIPSSAHGTNPASAVMAGMQVVVVKCDERGNIDVKDLKEKAEKHKETLACLMITYPSTHGVFEASVVEICEIIHTNGGQVYMDGANMNAQVGLTNPGLIGADVCHLNLHKTFAIPHGGGGPGVGPIGVAKHLVDFLPTHPVVQTGRKGISAVAAAPWGSASVMPITYGYIKMLGSDGLTKSTEVAILNANYLAHHLKEGYGILYTGEKGRVAHELILECRHLKASAGISELDIAKRLMDYGFHAPTLSFPVHGTLMIEPTESESLQELDRFIEALKEIYKEIKEIESGDVDREDNVLKNAPHPDYSVVSDTWSHSYGREKAAFPLEWVRDNKFWLSVARVDDAFGDRNLICACGTPEEYELLNK; this is encoded by the coding sequence ATGGCTACAGATAAATTCGTTGCAAGGCATATTGGACCTCGTGACCATGAGATTGACGAAATGTTAAAAACCATTGGTGCCGAATCAATGGATGTATTAATTGACCAGACGATTCCTTCGAACATAAGGCTAAAAAAAGACTTACGTCTGGCTAAGGGACTCACCGAGCGTCAATATTTTAGAAAAATTTTAGACATTGCTAGCAAAAATAAGGTGTACAATACTTATATAGGAATGGGCTATTACGATACCATCACACCTGCGGTCATCCATCGCAATGTATTGGAAAATCCGGTCTGGTACACATCGTACACCCCTTACCAAGCAGAGATCTCTCAAGGCAGACTAGAAGCGTTGTTAAATTTTCAAACCGTCGTGATAGATCTCACAGGAATGGAGATCGCCAACGCATCCTTGCTGGATGAAGCAACAGCAGCTGCCGAAGCCATGATAATGATGTTCAATTCACGTTCCAGAGCCATGGCTAAAGCTGGAGCCAACATACTCTTTGTTGACGAAAAAGTATGGCCTCAAACACGTGCTGTTCTGGAAACAAGAGCAATGCCCTTGGGTATTGAGTTGCAATTTGGCAACTGGAATCATTACACGCCCACAGACCAACACTTTGGTGTAATTGTTCAATATCCCAATTCTGACGGAAACATTGAAGACTACAAAACACTTGTGGAAAAAGCACACCTAAATGAATGTAAAATAGCCGTAGGAGCCGACCTACTAAGTCTGGCATTATTAAGTCCTCCAGGCGAATGGGGAGCTGACATTGTTTTCGGCTCTTCGCAACGCTTTGGTGTTCCTATGGGATACGGAGGACCACACGCCGCATTCTTTGCCGCCAGAGAGTCTGCCAAACGCCACTTACCCGGAAGAATTATCGGCATTACCAAGGACAAAAACGGCAACCGGGCACTTAGAATGGCATTACAAACACGCGAGCAACACATCAAACGCGAACGAGCCACCTCCAACATATGCACTGCACAAGCCCTACTGGCAACCATGGCCAGCTTCTACGCTGTATACCATGGAGCAGAAGGTATCAAAAGAATTGCAGCAGAAATACATAGCATAGCCTCTTTATTGACCCAGGAGATTGAGAAATTAGGCTATCAACAACTTAACGAAAATTATTTCGACACCATCAGGTTTGCCATGGCTCCACACGCCTCTGTTGATTTGATAGAAAAATATTCGTTGGAATTAAAAATGAACTTCCGTTATTTCGATAACGGCGATGTGGGCATTAGTATTGATGAAACCACTAACCTGGAGGATATCAACTGGATTTTAGAAGTATTTGCCAGGGCTGCATGCAACGAAGAACCAGAAATAAAAGACATACCAGATATATGCACCATCGATGGCGCCTACCTCAGAAGTAGCGAATACATGCAGCAAGAAATATTTAAACGCTATCGTTCTGAGACCGAAATGGTTCGCTACATTAAAAAACTAGAACGCAAAGACATATCACTTACTCACTCCATGATATCCTTGGGGTCATGCACCATGAAATTAAATGCTGCCACCGAGATGCTTCCACTAAGCTGGATTGAATTCGGAGGCATCCACCCCTTTGTCCCCGTTGATCAAGCTGCAGGGTACCACCTGCTTTTTGCCGAACTTAAAAGAGATTTGGCTGAAATTACCGGTTTTGCAGACATCAGCCTCCAGCCCAATTCTGGTGCTGCCGGAGAATATGCAGGACTCATGGTGATCAGAGCCTACCACCAAAGCATAGGAGAACAACAACGCAATGTGGTTATCATACCTTCTTCAGCCCACGGAACCAATCCCGCCAGCGCAGTCATGGCTGGCATGCAAGTGGTTGTGGTAAAATGTGACGAAAGAGGAAATATAGATGTCAAGGACCTCAAAGAAAAGGCCGAAAAACACAAAGAAACACTTGCTTGTCTGATGATTACCTACCCATCAACCCATGGTGTATTTGAGGCCTCGGTTGTTGAAATATGTGAAATCATCCATACCAATGGAGGCCAAGTATATATGGATGGTGCCAATATGAATGCACAAGTAGGACTGACGAATCCAGGTTTAATAGGAGCCGACGTTTGCCACCTAAATCTGCACAAAACATTTGCCATTCCACATGGTGGAGGTGGCCCCGGTGTTGGCCCCATTGGAGTAGCAAAACATTTGGTAGACTTTCTGCCAACCCACCCTGTTGTTCAAACCGGACGTAAGGGCATCTCTGCTGTAGCCGCAGCTCCATGGGGTAGTGCCAGTGTGATGCCCATCACCTATGGTTATATAAAAATGCTGGGAAGCGATGGATTAACCAAATCAACAGAAGTAGCAATTCTAAATGCCAACTATCTGGCTCATCACCTAAAAGAAGGCTACGGCATCCTGTACACAGGAGAAAAAGGAAGAGTAGCCCACGAGTTGATTCTGGAATGCCGTCATTTAAAAGCCAGCGCAGGCATTAGCGAATTGGACATAGCCAAACGGTTAATGGATTATGGATTCCACGCCCCTACACTATCGTTTCCTGTTCATGGCACTTTAATGATAGAACCTACAGAAAGTGAATCCTTACAAGAACTGGATCGTTTTATCGAGGCCTTAAAAGAAATCTATAAGGAGATCAAAGAAATAGAGTCTGGCGACGTTGACAGAGAAGACAATGTACTCAAAAACGCACCACACCCCGATTATTCTGTAGTATCAGATACATGGTCTCATTCTTATGGTCGTGAAAAAGCCGCATTTCCACTAGAGTGGGTAAGAGATAATAAATTTTGGCTATCGGTTGCCAGGGTTGATGATGCCTTTGGAGATAGAAACCTGATTTGTGCCTGCGGTACTCCGGAGGAATATGAGTTGCTAAACAAATAA
- a CDS encoding DUF2490 domain-containing protein: MMIKRTIVFICIFISGAALWAQKQELRTLLQEQFKVSPLWKTSFDGGYYRGYDGVEWTRWGIRNLTAYQLNDHISVDVGVMYNRTATSDQEVKNEFRPHQSIKISYPRLAHMSFSHRLRMEEQFYTYKKAEKSENASRFRYQIKTERNFCTPKKKGVNIAYWIASLEFFFNPVGKLQDDYILFNRGRHGLGVGYQLSAKTSVEGMVLYQHTHNNTSFKDYSDMAIINFSIKNSLFSGS, translated from the coding sequence TTCTGGGGCTGCTTTGTGGGCGCAGAAACAGGAGCTTAGGACCTTATTGCAGGAACAGTTTAAAGTGAGTCCCTTGTGGAAGACCAGTTTTGATGGTGGATATTATAGGGGATATGATGGCGTTGAGTGGACGCGTTGGGGGATTAGAAATCTGACAGCCTATCAACTAAATGATCATATTTCGGTGGATGTTGGTGTGATGTATAATAGAACTGCCACATCTGATCAAGAAGTGAAAAATGAATTCAGACCACATCAATCCATAAAAATTTCATATCCCAGATTGGCACATATGTCTTTCTCGCATCGTCTGAGGATGGAAGAACAATTTTATACTTATAAGAAAGCCGAAAAAAGTGAAAATGCTTCGCGTTTTAGGTATCAAATTAAAACCGAAAGAAACTTTTGTACACCTAAAAAGAAAGGGGTTAATATTGCATACTGGATTGCCTCGTTAGAGTTCTTTTTTAATCCTGTGGGGAAACTTCAGGATGATTATATTCTGTTTAATCGAGGGCGGCATGGACTTGGTGTAGGTTATCAGCTTAGTGCCAAGACTTCAGTGGAGGGGATGGTACTATATCAGCATACTCATAATAATACGAGTTTTAAAGATTATTCGGATATGGCTATTATTAATTTTAGTATTAAGAATAGTTTGTTTTCTGGCTCTTAA